The Rhodothermaceae bacterium genome window below encodes:
- a CDS encoding pyruvate, phosphate dikinase, translating to MSTQYVYRFGNGATEGSKEMRALLGGKGANLAEMSSIGLPVPPGFTVTTEACRFYSSNEHTWPEGLREQIQDGIHHLEKALGRTLGDPERPLLVSVRSGAAQSMPGMMDTVLNLGLNDDVVMGLAKETGNERFAYDAYRRFIDMFGDVVMGVHHHYFEEAIASMKKAKKVTDDLDLDAEDLKILVLEFKSIYEKHTGHSFPTDPQIQLEHSINAVFNSWDSMRAIKYRRINKITGLLGTAVNVQAMVYGNMGESSGTGVCFTRNPSNGEPELYGEYLVNAQGEDVVAGIRTPKPISEMTKEFPRPYKELLEMTTALEKHYQNMQDIEFTIQDGSLYILQTRNGKRTGRAALRTAVDLVNEGITDKVTAVRDLVEPGHLDQLLHPGFKDELAYQDDVLATGLPASPGAAVGRVVFTADEAEAWAKDGKKVILVRIETSPEDVGGMDAAQGILTSRGGMTSHAAVVARGWGKPCVAGCGDIVISYATKSFKVGHKIIHEGDWISINGSSGEVILGAQELVSAQMSEDFATFMEWTDEVRPMGVRTNADTPEDAEKAITFGAEGIGLCRTEHMFFEGHRIQNVREMILAESESAREAALSKLLPFQKEDFFGIFQAMSGMPVTIRLLDPPLHEFLPHDQAGKAEMAELMGVPVGEVEAKIEELHEFNPMLGHRGCRLGITFPEITTMQTRAIIEAAVEAKKAGIDPHPEIMVPLIGTVEEFRNQKALIQETAETVFKETGTRIEYLIGTMIEVPRAALTAKEIAREADFFSFGTNDLTQMCFGYSRDDAGKFLPGYVEQKILPDDPFQVLDQEGVGQLVQVATEGGKSANTGLKVGICGEHGGEPQSVAFCYRLGLDYVSCSPFRVPIARLSAAQAHLAEK from the coding sequence ATGTCCACCCAATATGTATATCGCTTCGGTAACGGAGCAACTGAAGGTTCAAAAGAAATGAGAGCCTTGCTTGGTGGCAAGGGGGCCAACTTGGCAGAGATGAGTTCCATCGGCCTGCCCGTTCCCCCTGGCTTCACCGTAACGACGGAAGCCTGTCGCTTCTACAGTAGCAACGAGCATACTTGGCCTGAAGGGCTTCGGGAACAGATTCAAGACGGAATACATCATCTTGAGAAAGCTCTTGGGCGTACGCTGGGAGATCCTGAACGTCCACTTCTCGTCTCTGTCAGAAGCGGTGCCGCACAGTCCATGCCCGGCATGATGGATACTGTGCTCAACTTGGGCCTGAACGACGATGTCGTGATGGGACTTGCCAAGGAAACCGGGAATGAGCGCTTCGCCTATGATGCGTACCGCCGTTTTATTGATATGTTTGGAGATGTCGTGATGGGAGTCCACCATCACTACTTTGAAGAAGCAATTGCTTCGATGAAAAAAGCCAAAAAAGTCACCGATGATCTAGACTTGGATGCAGAGGACCTGAAGATTCTAGTACTGGAATTCAAGTCTATCTACGAAAAACATACTGGCCATTCCTTCCCCACCGACCCGCAAATACAATTGGAGCATTCGATAAATGCAGTATTTAATTCATGGGACAGTATGCGCGCAATCAAGTACCGCCGTATTAATAAGATTACCGGCTTACTCGGTACTGCTGTCAATGTGCAGGCAATGGTCTACGGGAACATGGGGGAGAGCAGTGGAACCGGGGTCTGCTTTACCCGCAACCCTTCGAACGGAGAGCCCGAGCTTTATGGCGAATATCTGGTCAATGCTCAGGGGGAGGATGTCGTTGCCGGTATTCGTACGCCGAAACCCATCTCGGAAATGACAAAAGAATTTCCTCGACCCTATAAAGAGTTGCTGGAAATGACGACCGCACTCGAAAAACATTACCAGAACATGCAAGATATCGAGTTTACGATCCAGGATGGATCGCTCTATATCTTGCAGACCCGTAACGGAAAGCGGACCGGGCGTGCTGCCCTCCGTACGGCTGTCGATCTGGTGAACGAAGGGATCACCGACAAGGTCACCGCCGTCCGTGATCTCGTTGAGCCTGGGCACCTTGATCAACTGCTCCATCCAGGATTCAAAGATGAGCTTGCCTATCAGGATGACGTCCTGGCTACCGGATTACCCGCTTCACCTGGAGCTGCAGTCGGACGAGTTGTTTTTACAGCGGACGAAGCTGAGGCCTGGGCCAAAGATGGCAAAAAAGTGATTCTGGTCCGCATTGAAACGAGCCCGGAAGATGTGGGCGGGATGGATGCGGCCCAGGGAATCTTAACTTCAAGAGGTGGAATGACCAGCCATGCAGCCGTCGTGGCACGTGGTTGGGGAAAACCGTGTGTCGCAGGCTGCGGAGATATCGTGATCAGTTATGCAACCAAATCTTTTAAGGTTGGACACAAGATTATCCACGAAGGGGACTGGATTAGCATTAACGGTTCATCTGGTGAGGTCATTCTTGGGGCTCAAGAACTTGTCAGTGCCCAAATGAGTGAAGATTTTGCAACCTTCATGGAGTGGACGGATGAGGTTCGTCCAATGGGAGTCCGAACCAATGCTGACACCCCGGAAGATGCAGAAAAGGCTATCACTTTTGGAGCTGAAGGGATTGGGCTCTGCCGCACGGAACACATGTTCTTCGAAGGACATCGTATCCAGAATGTCCGGGAAATGATCTTGGCTGAATCCGAAAGCGCGCGTGAAGCAGCGCTCAGCAAATTACTCCCCTTCCAGAAGGAGGACTTCTTTGGAATCTTCCAAGCGATGTCCGGTATGCCAGTCACGATTCGCTTACTGGACCCACCGCTCCATGAATTTCTCCCTCATGATCAAGCCGGCAAAGCGGAAATGGCCGAACTGATGGGTGTCCCTGTCGGCGAAGTGGAGGCGAAAATTGAGGAACTTCACGAATTTAACCCGATGCTTGGGCATCGCGGCTGCCGCCTCGGGATTACCTTCCCCGAAATCACGACCATGCAAACACGGGCAATTATTGAGGCAGCTGTGGAAGCCAAAAAGGCGGGAATTGATCCTCACCCAGAAATCATGGTGCCTCTGATTGGAACGGTAGAAGAATTTCGGAATCAGAAAGCCCTGATTCAGGAAACTGCAGAGACGGTATTCAAAGAAACGGGGACCCGTATAGAATATCTGATTGGAACCATGATTGAGGTTCCGCGAGCAGCATTGACTGCAAAAGAGATCGCAAGGGAAGCAGACTTCTTCTCCTTTGGCACGAATGATTTGACACAGATGTGCTTCGGGTATAGCCGAGATGATGCTGGAAAATTCCTGCCCGGGTACGTAGAGCAAAAGATTCTGCCGGATGATCCGTTCCAGGTTCTTGATCAGGAGGGGGTCGGCCAGCTTGTTCAAGTCGCTACTGAGGGTGGCAAAAGTGCCAATACCGGCTTAAAGGTTGGCATTTGTGGAGAGCATGGCGGAGAACCACAGTCCGTTGCATTCTGTTACCGCCTGGGGCTGGATTACGTGTCTTGTTCTCCGTTCAGAGTTCCGATTGCGCGGCTGTCTGCGGCGCAGGCCCATTTGGCAGAGAAATAA
- the topA gene encoding type I DNA topoisomerase produces MSSLVIVESPTKARTISRFLPSSKYRIMASWGHIRDLPRNAKEIPAKYKKEPWATLAVQIEDGEFKPLYIIPPDKRKVIKELKDALIQADELLIATDEDREGEAIGWHLIEVLKPKVPVRRMVFHEITRRAIDKALTNTRDVNQNLVEAQESRRVLDRLVGYKISPVLWRKIGKGTSAGRVQSVAVRLLVEREKKRMEFLPAQHWDLEATLQANTDQFKATMTHLGDRRLATGRDFDDNTGEIKKSLKDSGILLLGKQEADQLVAQLPSADWRVASITSKERKRTPAAPFITSSLQQEGSRKFGWGASKTMTVAQKLYERGFITYMRTDSITLSQEALTAAREAIVRTYGEEYLSKHVRRYKSKVANAQEAHEAIRPAGREMKTASQLGLHGDERKLYDLIWKRTVASQMPDARMRDIKVISMATLQGSPPVHFRSTGRQVLFPGFLLVYVEGSDNPEKVKESTEKYLPALEAQQPLQCVDLESKDHETKPPARYTEASLIRKLEEEGIGRPSTYATIVSTIQERGSAIKSGSALAPTLRGFATNAFMEERFESLVDVGFTAQMEKRLDEIAQGRAKGQEFLYTIDQGEEGLQNRVEMAMDQVDSRAISTIHSPKLKQCIVRVGRYGPYVQATIDGKELRSTVPDHYLPADVDDEKLLGLLKAAKAPAKQLGIHPESGQTILLKSGTYGHYIELVEPEGSKNKPRRKSIPKGVQLEDVNLELALELLRFPVELGVDAKTGERVFFDKGQYGPFVKRGKLNASVGKNRGLGEITLDEAIELLNKKAASPRKSGRGRRRSKKR; encoded by the coding sequence ATGTCAAGTTTGGTAATTGTTGAATCTCCTACGAAGGCCAGGACGATTAGTCGGTTTCTGCCTTCATCAAAATATCGGATTATGGCTAGTTGGGGACACATCCGTGATCTGCCCCGAAATGCAAAGGAGATTCCGGCCAAGTATAAAAAGGAGCCCTGGGCCACGCTTGCCGTACAGATTGAGGACGGCGAGTTTAAGCCTCTTTATATCATTCCCCCAGACAAGCGTAAGGTGATCAAAGAACTCAAGGATGCCCTCATTCAGGCTGATGAGTTGTTGATTGCAACGGACGAAGATCGTGAAGGCGAGGCCATCGGTTGGCATCTGATCGAGGTGCTCAAACCGAAGGTGCCTGTGCGCCGAATGGTGTTTCACGAAATTACAAGAAGAGCCATTGACAAGGCGCTCACTAATACCCGTGATGTAAATCAGAATCTGGTTGAAGCCCAAGAATCCCGGAGAGTCTTGGATCGCCTGGTAGGTTACAAGATTTCACCGGTATTATGGAGGAAGATTGGCAAAGGTACCAGTGCGGGGCGCGTCCAGAGTGTTGCGGTCCGGCTTTTAGTTGAGCGCGAAAAAAAGCGTATGGAATTTTTGCCTGCTCAGCATTGGGATCTGGAAGCAACCTTACAGGCCAATACCGACCAATTCAAGGCCACGATGACGCATCTTGGAGATCGGAGGTTGGCGACGGGGCGTGATTTTGATGATAATACCGGTGAGATCAAAAAATCTCTGAAAGATTCAGGGATCCTTCTTTTAGGAAAACAGGAGGCTGATCAATTGGTCGCCCAACTCCCCTCGGCAGATTGGCGTGTTGCCAGCATTACCTCCAAAGAACGGAAGCGAACCCCTGCGGCCCCATTTATCACCTCTTCACTGCAGCAGGAAGGTAGTCGTAAGTTCGGATGGGGAGCTAGCAAAACGATGACGGTTGCTCAGAAACTCTACGAGCGCGGATTCATCACCTATATGCGTACGGATTCGATTACTCTCTCCCAGGAGGCCCTCACTGCGGCGCGTGAAGCAATTGTGCGTACGTATGGGGAGGAGTACTTGAGTAAGCATGTTCGTCGGTACAAGAGCAAAGTAGCGAATGCTCAGGAAGCTCATGAGGCAATCCGCCCTGCCGGCCGGGAGATGAAGACCGCCAGTCAACTCGGATTGCACGGAGATGAAAGGAAATTATATGACCTGATCTGGAAACGCACGGTCGCAAGCCAAATGCCAGATGCCAGGATGCGGGATATCAAGGTGATTTCTATGGCTACCCTTCAAGGTAGTCCGCCAGTACATTTTCGATCAACCGGGCGACAAGTGTTATTTCCCGGGTTTTTACTGGTGTACGTTGAGGGCAGTGATAACCCTGAAAAAGTAAAAGAGAGTACTGAGAAGTACCTGCCAGCGCTTGAAGCTCAGCAGCCATTACAGTGTGTGGATCTCGAATCAAAAGACCACGAGACAAAACCTCCTGCCCGCTATACGGAAGCATCGTTGATCAGGAAATTAGAAGAGGAAGGGATTGGTCGCCCCAGCACCTACGCCACCATTGTCAGCACAATCCAGGAACGGGGCAGTGCAATCAAGTCTGGCTCAGCACTCGCTCCAACACTCCGTGGATTTGCGACGAATGCGTTCATGGAGGAACGTTTCGAATCTCTCGTAGATGTCGGCTTTACCGCACAGATGGAGAAGCGTTTGGATGAAATTGCACAGGGCAGGGCAAAGGGACAGGAGTTTCTCTACACGATTGATCAGGGAGAGGAGGGACTCCAGAACCGGGTAGAAATGGCCATGGATCAAGTGGATTCTCGCGCAATCTCCACGATTCATTCCCCCAAATTGAAGCAGTGCATCGTTCGAGTGGGGCGCTATGGACCATATGTGCAGGCAACCATTGACGGAAAGGAGTTGCGGAGTACCGTCCCGGACCACTATTTACCTGCCGATGTTGATGATGAAAAATTGCTTGGTCTTCTCAAAGCAGCAAAAGCTCCCGCCAAACAGTTGGGTATTCACCCTGAAAGTGGCCAAACGATTTTACTCAAGAGTGGTACCTATGGCCACTATATTGAACTTGTGGAACCGGAAGGATCAAAAAATAAACCCCGACGAAAATCAATCCCCAAAGGGGTTCAACTAGAGGATGTAAATCTGGAGCTTGCCTTGGAACTGCTCAGGTTTCCGGTTGAATTAGGGGTGGATGCGAAGACAGGGGAGCGAGTATTCTTTGATAAAGGTCAGTACGGGCCATTTGTAAAGCGAGGAAAACTAAATGCATCGGTTGGAAAAAATCGAGGTTTAGGAGAGATCACGCTGGACGAGGCGATTGAGCTACTGAACAAGAAGGCTGCAAGCCCCCGCAAGAGTGGGAGGGGGCGAAGGCGGTCAAAAAAGAGATAG
- the purS gene encoding phosphoribosylformylglycinamidine synthase subunit PurS: MYKARITVTLRPAILDPQGKATHHALQNLGFDQISSVRIGKYMELQVSADTEEDAESVTRAACEKLLANPIMEDYKVQIEPVS; this comes from the coding sequence ATGTATAAAGCGCGCATCACAGTTACGCTCCGCCCGGCCATATTGGATCCACAGGGAAAAGCTACGCATCATGCATTGCAGAATTTGGGCTTTGACCAGATAAGCTCTGTTCGAATTGGCAAGTACATGGAACTTCAGGTCTCTGCAGATACGGAAGAGGATGCAGAGTCTGTGACACGTGCCGCCTGCGAAAAGTTACTTGCCAATCCGATTATGGAAGATTACAAGGTCCAGATTGAACCGGTAAGTTAG
- a CDS encoding DUF488 domain-containing protein: protein MSKFRVYTVGHGGRTVDEIVRQIRAKEIQFVIDVRSVSYSKYQPEFARKPLATALRNAGLKYGFMGHQLGGRPDDESCYDNNHVNYEKVRAMPFFKEGIARLRSACERNYIVCLLCAEANPTQCHRSGMIGEALVQEGIEVEHLLKDGSSRSQK, encoded by the coding sequence ATGTCTAAATTTCGTGTATATACGGTCGGACACGGGGGACGCACAGTGGACGAAATTGTGCGCCAGATACGAGCTAAAGAGATCCAGTTTGTGATTGACGTTCGCTCGGTTTCTTACTCCAAGTATCAGCCTGAGTTTGCACGAAAACCACTGGCAACAGCACTTCGCAACGCAGGACTGAAGTATGGATTCATGGGACACCAGTTGGGCGGACGCCCGGACGATGAATCTTGTTACGATAATAACCATGTGAATTACGAGAAGGTGCGCGCAATGCCTTTCTTCAAGGAGGGTATTGCACGTTTGCGTTCGGCCTGCGAGCGAAATTATATCGTCTGCCTGCTATGTGCCGAGGCAAATCCAACACAGTGCCACCGATCCGGTATGATTGGGGAGGCCCTAGTACAGGAAGGAATCGAAGTTGAGCACCTACTCAAGGATGGCAGTAGCAGGAGTCAAAAGTGA
- the rnhA gene encoding ribonuclease HI — MKKVTIYTDGSCQGNPGPGGWAAILRYGTEERVLSGGSLETTNNRMELNAALQALKALKERCDVKLHTDSQYLKRAFTDGWIDKWRSNGWMTTNRQPVKNQDLWQALWNETQKHSVQWIKVKAHANNKLNNRVDQLAVSAGERVSRVSEHT; from the coding sequence GTGAAGAAGGTAACGATCTATACGGATGGGAGTTGTCAAGGTAATCCCGGACCAGGCGGCTGGGCCGCCATCCTTCGGTACGGAACGGAGGAACGTGTTCTTTCAGGGGGCTCACTGGAAACGACGAATAATCGCATGGAACTGAATGCAGCTTTGCAGGCTTTGAAAGCCTTGAAAGAGCGTTGCGATGTAAAACTTCATACGGATAGTCAATATCTCAAACGAGCGTTTACGGATGGCTGGATCGATAAATGGCGTTCAAACGGCTGGATGACTACAAATCGCCAGCCAGTGAAAAATCAAGATCTCTGGCAGGCCCTATGGAATGAAACCCAAAAACATAGCGTCCAATGGATCAAAGTTAAAGCCCACGCGAACAATAAACTCAATAACCGGGTCGATCAATTGGCCGTAAGCGCGGGCGAACGCGTTTCACGTGTTTCAGAGCATACATAA
- the obgE gene encoding GTPase ObgE — translation MRFIDQVTVYVRSGHGGAGSVAFRREKYVPKGGPAGGNGGQGGSVILQADKHLYTLLDLRYNPHQRAPRGEGGQGNNRAGKDGGDLVLRVPCGTIARVSDSGELLGEVVKHDDQLVLAKGGRGGKGNTFFKSATRQVPRYAQPGEPGEEKTIQLELKMLADVGLVGFPNAGKSTLVASVSAARPKIADYPFTTLAPSPGVVRVDEYESFVIADIPGIIEGASKGKGLGLRFLRHIERNAVLLFLIPVISDDIVSEFENLMQELHNYDPKLSQKRRFIALSKADLLPEEEHAYYLDQARRRFGSQEDVFLISAVADFGLDTLKRELWKCVQEEQLQSES, via the coding sequence ATGCGATTTATAGATCAAGTTACCGTTTATGTACGAAGTGGTCATGGGGGTGCTGGAAGCGTAGCATTTCGGCGTGAAAAATATGTTCCAAAGGGCGGTCCGGCAGGAGGAAATGGCGGGCAAGGCGGTTCTGTAATTCTCCAGGCAGACAAACATCTGTATACGCTGCTGGATTTGCGATACAACCCACACCAGCGTGCGCCCCGGGGCGAAGGGGGGCAGGGGAACAACCGTGCCGGTAAAGACGGTGGGGACCTGGTTTTGCGCGTACCCTGCGGCACGATTGCCCGGGTGTCGGACAGTGGAGAGCTCTTGGGTGAAGTGGTAAAGCATGATGACCAGCTTGTACTCGCGAAAGGCGGGCGGGGTGGCAAAGGAAATACATTCTTTAAATCTGCTACGCGACAGGTTCCCCGTTATGCTCAACCTGGAGAGCCGGGTGAGGAAAAAACGATCCAACTGGAGTTAAAGATGTTGGCGGATGTCGGCCTGGTCGGATTTCCAAATGCGGGTAAAAGCACGTTAGTTGCCTCTGTTTCTGCTGCGCGCCCGAAAATTGCCGATTACCCATTTACCACACTTGCCCCAAGCCCTGGTGTCGTCCGTGTAGATGAATATGAGTCATTCGTGATTGCTGATATTCCCGGCATTATTGAGGGGGCAAGTAAGGGGAAGGGGTTGGGGCTACGCTTCCTTAGGCATATTGAGCGCAATGCAGTACTGCTATTTTTAATCCCGGTGATCTCTGACGATATTGTCTCTGAATTTGAGAATCTTATGCAGGAATTACACAATTATGACCCAAAGCTTTCTCAGAAACGTCGATTTATTGCGCTGTCAAAAGCAGACTTGCTCCCCGAAGAAGAACATGCATATTATCTCGATCAGGCTCGCCGCCGGTTTGGTTCACAAGAGGATGTATTTCTGATTAGCGCAGTAGCCGACTTTGGATTAGATACATTAAAGCGGGAGTTGTGGAAATGTGTTCAAGAGGAGCAGCTGCAGAGCGAATCATGA
- a CDS encoding RluA family pseudouridine synthase, which yields MKKQNVLVAKTEQRLDVALACMPDIGSRNQAQKVIRAGGVTVDEKTVVRPSHPVTPGLVIRWTSPTVEPMSLLPQALPLDIVYEDESLLVINKPARMPVHPGAGRPTGTLVNALLHHVDGDLPHALDEPFRPGIVHRLDMDTTGLLVVAKNDAAHRALQSQFEARSVDRHYVGIVWGVPDPRSGTIDAPISRSARNRTIMAVRPDGRHAITHYETHEILGPAALVQFKLETGRTHQIRVHLSHMGHPLVGDAAYGGATIKHGPVTRNRRAFYANIFDVLDRQALHARSLGFCHPDSGDRMEFVADLPEDIVWTREQLRKDVAHFRG from the coding sequence ATGAAGAAACAAAATGTCCTGGTTGCCAAAACTGAGCAGCGTTTGGATGTGGCCTTGGCATGCATGCCCGATATTGGGTCTCGGAATCAGGCACAGAAAGTCATTCGAGCTGGCGGTGTGACGGTAGATGAAAAAACTGTGGTGCGTCCATCCCATCCCGTAACCCCAGGTCTCGTCATTCGGTGGACATCGCCCACCGTGGAGCCAATGAGTCTTCTTCCTCAGGCATTGCCGTTGGATATTGTCTATGAGGATGAGAGCCTTCTAGTGATCAATAAGCCTGCGCGGATGCCGGTTCATCCTGGAGCAGGGAGACCAACCGGAACCTTGGTAAACGCATTACTGCATCATGTGGACGGAGATTTACCACATGCGCTGGATGAGCCCTTTCGCCCAGGGATTGTTCACCGGCTGGACATGGATACGACGGGGCTTTTGGTTGTTGCCAAAAACGATGCGGCGCACCGTGCGTTACAGTCCCAATTTGAAGCGCGATCCGTTGATAGACATTATGTTGGAATCGTTTGGGGAGTGCCAGATCCCCGATCAGGTACCATAGATGCTCCAATTAGTAGATCTGCACGTAACCGGACTATAATGGCAGTACGTCCTGATGGCCGTCATGCAATCACACATTATGAAACACATGAAATTCTGGGTCCAGCCGCTTTGGTACAGTTCAAGCTGGAGACGGGCCGAACCCATCAAATCAGGGTGCATTTGAGCCACATGGGACATCCACTTGTCGGAGATGCAGCGTATGGAGGAGCGACTATCAAGCATGGCCCCGTTACAAGAAATCGGCGGGCATTTTATGCGAATATCTTCGATGTATTGGATAGGCAGGCACTGCACGCACGGTCGCTGGGGTTTTGTCACCCCGATTCTGGGGATAGGATGGAATTCGTGGCAGACCTTCCGGAGGACATAGTCTGGACTAGAGAGCAGTTGCGCAAAGATGTTGCTCACTTCCGAGGTTGA
- a CDS encoding histidine--tRNA ligase: MKSTFQTIEGTNDLLPGAQRALVRTEVWRYVERVIHEVMHRHGFSEIRTPVLEPTGLVARAIGQLSDIVSKEMFTFERGDTSYVLRPELTAPIMRSYLQHHLDQQPGVQRLYYIGACFRAERPQKGRYRQFHQFGAEIIGTEDPRADADIIAVMMEVYQALELLGTKLIINTLGSAETRPKYREALVNYLEPHRENLTKVSRERLSRNPLRILDTKVEAERKILEQAPCLHDYLDEKSQVNYEALKRLLESIGITYVEDPMLVRGLDYYTRTAFELEHDGIGAQSALAGGGRYDLLAPAIGAKKPVPAVGFAAGIERLILAMEGSELSLPEADSFDVWMIALGDAAGEKAFTFVQALRRAGVRAGLELTSRSMKAQMRLANRANASWVVILAEEEMKTEKATVKNMVTGEQTAVQFSRLIQNLTGKLK; this comes from the coding sequence GTGAAGAGCACTTTTCAGACAATAGAGGGAACGAACGATCTGCTGCCTGGCGCCCAGAGGGCACTGGTACGCACAGAGGTATGGCGTTATGTAGAGCGTGTGATTCATGAGGTCATGCACCGGCATGGATTTTCAGAAATCCGGACTCCCGTTTTAGAGCCTACCGGACTCGTTGCACGGGCCATTGGGCAACTTTCTGATATTGTCTCCAAGGAGATGTTTACGTTTGAGCGCGGAGATACGAGTTATGTCCTGCGACCAGAGCTGACTGCCCCCATCATGCGATCCTATTTACAGCATCATTTGGATCAGCAGCCGGGGGTACAGCGACTGTACTATATCGGTGCCTGCTTTCGGGCCGAGCGCCCACAGAAAGGACGATATAGGCAGTTCCACCAATTCGGAGCAGAAATCATCGGGACCGAAGATCCAAGAGCAGATGCAGACATCATCGCGGTGATGATGGAGGTTTATCAGGCGCTCGAGCTTCTAGGGACCAAGCTTATCATCAACACACTTGGAAGTGCGGAGACCCGGCCAAAATATCGCGAGGCATTAGTCAATTACCTTGAGCCACACCGGGAGAATCTAACCAAGGTCAGTCGTGAGCGTCTCTCTCGTAATCCGCTTCGGATCCTGGACACAAAAGTCGAGGCAGAACGCAAGATTCTTGAACAGGCTCCCTGTTTACATGATTACCTTGACGAAAAGAGTCAGGTGAACTACGAGGCCCTTAAGAGACTTCTTGAGTCGATAGGGATTACGTACGTAGAGGATCCAATGCTCGTTCGCGGGCTGGATTACTATACCCGCACGGCCTTTGAGCTTGAGCATGACGGCATCGGAGCACAGAGTGCACTGGCCGGTGGGGGGCGCTACGACCTCCTGGCCCCTGCAATCGGGGCAAAGAAGCCTGTCCCTGCCGTTGGTTTTGCGGCGGGCATAGAGCGCCTCATTCTTGCCATGGAAGGATCGGAGTTGTCGCTACCGGAGGCGGATTCATTTGATGTATGGATGATCGCACTGGGAGATGCAGCGGGTGAAAAAGCATTTACATTTGTGCAAGCTCTTCGAAGGGCAGGGGTACGGGCAGGCCTGGAGTTAACTAGCCGCTCAATGAAGGCACAAATGCGCCTCGCAAATCGCGCAAACGCAAGTTGGGTTGTCATCCTGGCCGAGGAGGAGATGAAAACCGAAAAAGCAACTGTCAAGAATATGGTCACCGGGGAACAGACGGCCGTTCAATTTTCTAGATTAATACAAAACCTGACTGGAAAACTCAAATAA
- a CDS encoding prolipoprotein diacylglyceryl transferase, which produces MYPRLLEIPIPIEFLGMESITIYSFGAMMATGFLVAAWLMRRELDRLYQKGKLQSVQIEAKKGRKQKQNVDTSPASLVGTITVIAVIGGIIGAKVFHILENWGDFMVDPGGMIFSQGGLTFYGGLIFAAVGIIWYVRKHGVHLPLFIDATLPTVMLAYGIGRIGCHLAGDGDWGIPSNPDIQPSFIPDWLWGETYPNNILGQTLPESGVYPTSIYEFVMATVLFAVLMSLRNHPFRAGWLASLTVLFFGVERLLIEQIRVNNVFEFIGLEVTQAEVISVIMILMGIAGLVFTTRKK; this is translated from the coding sequence ATGTATCCACGTCTCCTTGAGATTCCGATCCCCATTGAATTTTTGGGCATGGAGTCGATTACGATCTATTCATTTGGTGCAATGATGGCCACCGGGTTCCTGGTGGCGGCTTGGCTCATGCGACGTGAGCTTGATCGATTATATCAAAAGGGAAAGCTTCAATCTGTACAGATTGAAGCAAAGAAAGGGCGTAAGCAAAAACAAAACGTCGATACAAGTCCGGCATCGCTGGTGGGCACAATTACAGTGATTGCGGTTATTGGAGGCATTATCGGGGCAAAGGTTTTTCATATTCTGGAAAATTGGGGAGATTTCATGGTTGACCCCGGTGGAATGATTTTTTCCCAAGGCGGGCTCACCTTCTATGGGGGCTTGATCTTTGCCGCAGTCGGAATTATCTGGTATGTTCGCAAGCACGGCGTTCACTTACCTCTTTTTATTGATGCCACACTGCCGACAGTCATGTTGGCGTATGGGATTGGACGGATTGGGTGTCATCTCGCGGGGGACGGAGATTGGGGGATCCCCTCAAATCCAGACATACAACCAAGCTTTATACCGGATTGGCTGTGGGGAGAGACCTATCCGAATAATATTCTTGGCCAGACATTGCCCGAATCTGGTGTTTATCCAACATCCATCTACGAATTTGTGATGGCGACAGTATTATTTGCAGTGCTGATGAGCTTACGTAATCATCCATTCCGTGCAGGTTGGCTGGCATCACTTACCGTACTGTTTTTTGGGGTAGAACGTCTTTTGATTGAGCAGATCCGGGTCAACAATGTGTTTGAATTTATCGGTCTGGAGGTCACACAGGCGGAAGTGATCTCGGTGATCATGATTCTTATGGGGATCGCGGGGCTGGTATTTACAACCCGGAAGAAATAG